In uncultured Cohaesibacter sp., a genomic segment contains:
- a CDS encoding MTH938/NDUFAF3 family protein, with translation MPGLEMTDAYYPRHDPIDFYGNGGFRFGSMSHQGAILFLPSGIHRWDVETVSTLEPGHFQKLQREATDIEILLIGTGLRLTPIKRTLTDSLRREGVKIDVMDTGAAVRTLNILLSEDRAVAAALFPVT, from the coding sequence ATGCCCGGTCTCGAAATGACCGACGCCTATTATCCCCGACATGATCCCATCGACTTCTATGGCAATGGCGGCTTCCGCTTCGGCAGCATGTCCCACCAGGGTGCCATCCTTTTCCTGCCAAGCGGCATTCACCGCTGGGACGTCGAAACGGTATCAACGCTTGAACCAGGCCATTTCCAGAAGCTGCAAAGAGAAGCCACGGATATCGAAATCCTGCTCATCGGCACAGGCTTACGTCTAACCCCGATCAAGAGAACGCTTACCGATAGTCTGCGCCGTGAAGGCGTCAAGATCGATGTCATGGACACCGGCGCGGCCGTCAGAACCCTCAACATCCTGCTGTCAGAAGACCGTGCAGTTGCCGCCGCCCTGTTTCCGGTAACCTGA
- a CDS encoding squalene/phytoene synthase family protein has protein sequence MSGPMDDFTFCQSELKHLDPVGHFIALTAPATHRPSLMVLRAFLATINRIPAQVSTPEMGQIRLQWWRDVVTDTHSNYGNGCGLANIGPLATALKQVQRQYHLPVEHLTAIVDALDFNLDHSPMPDEAAYRHRVLQTDALPMLLTCQILNGGEGPSLPEGLLESFGLATGLARHLENWPLDAANRQLFLPLDSFTRRGVSLSDLFSGRQPDGLRIAIEALCHLAKANYEMAMASLRQMQKEDAARLSPAFLALATVPRTLSLRRKSPATQLSVANWRSYWSIWRMAARL, from the coding sequence ATGTCCGGGCCAATGGACGACTTCACATTCTGCCAGTCCGAGCTGAAACACCTTGATCCGGTTGGACATTTCATAGCTCTGACGGCCCCGGCGACCCATCGTCCGTCGCTCATGGTGCTGCGTGCCTTTCTCGCCACGATCAACCGGATCCCGGCGCAAGTCTCTACCCCGGAAATGGGTCAGATCAGGCTGCAATGGTGGCGGGATGTCGTTACGGATACGCACTCGAACTATGGCAACGGATGTGGTCTTGCCAATATCGGGCCCTTGGCGACGGCGCTCAAGCAAGTCCAGAGGCAATACCATCTGCCTGTGGAGCACCTGACGGCCATCGTTGATGCACTGGACTTCAACCTCGACCATAGCCCGATGCCGGATGAGGCAGCTTATCGACATCGTGTCTTGCAGACCGACGCTCTGCCGATGCTCCTAACCTGCCAGATACTGAACGGGGGAGAGGGGCCGAGCCTACCTGAAGGCTTGCTGGAATCATTCGGACTTGCGACAGGACTGGCGAGACATCTGGAGAACTGGCCCCTTGATGCCGCCAACCGCCAGCTCTTCCTGCCACTGGACAGTTTTACCCGTCGCGGAGTGTCCCTGTCGGATCTGTTTTCAGGCCGTCAGCCGGATGGTCTGCGGATTGCTATCGAGGCGCTTTGCCATCTCGCCAAAGCCAATTACGAGATGGCGATGGCATCCCTCAGGCAGATGCAAAAAGAAGACGCGGCTCGCCTCAGTCCAGCGTTTTTGGCGCTGGCAACCGTTCCGCGCACTCTTTCCCTTCGACGCAAATCGCCAGCGACTCAGCTTTCGGTTGCCAACTGGCGTAGTTACTGGAGCATCTGGCGCATGGCCGCTCGCCTCTAG
- a CDS encoding ATP-binding protein — translation MTAKTLAEIAAILKEIHTSIERAVPPLPAHTNLKEADAFVWHTDPAPHLQPVLKVNRVDLSLLKAVDRNRDMILENTQRFAAGLPANNALLWGARGMGKSSLVKACHAAVNSAQRGKASPLKLIEIAREDIDSLPVLMNILRAHEERCILFCDDLSFDPGETAYKSLKAVLDGGIEGRPDNVIFYATSNRRHLMPRDMIENERSTSINPSEAVQEKVSLSDRFGLWIGFHNCSQNDYLEMVQGYVAEYGIEVDADALRASALEWATTRGSRSGRVAWQFIQDLAGAKGVRIR, via the coding sequence ATGACCGCAAAAACACTTGCTGAAATTGCAGCTATTCTAAAGGAAATTCATACGAGCATCGAACGTGCGGTGCCCCCTTTGCCGGCCCATACCAACCTTAAGGAGGCTGATGCCTTCGTCTGGCACACGGATCCCGCCCCTCACCTGCAACCGGTACTCAAGGTCAATCGGGTCGATCTTTCCCTGCTCAAGGCGGTGGATCGCAATCGCGACATGATTCTGGAGAATACGCAGCGGTTCGCCGCCGGATTGCCTGCCAACAATGCGCTCCTGTGGGGCGCTCGCGGCATGGGCAAGAGTTCGCTGGTCAAGGCCTGTCACGCAGCGGTCAACAGCGCACAAAGAGGCAAGGCTTCGCCTTTGAAGCTGATCGAGATTGCGCGGGAGGATATCGATAGCCTGCCGGTCCTGATGAATATTCTCAGAGCCCATGAAGAGCGCTGCATCCTGTTTTGTGACGATCTGTCCTTTGATCCGGGTGAAACCGCTTACAAGTCGCTGAAGGCCGTGCTTGATGGCGGCATCGAGGGACGACCGGACAATGTGATCTTCTATGCAACCTCAAACCGTCGCCACCTGATGCCGCGGGACATGATCGAGAATGAGCGCTCGACCTCGATCAACCCCAGTGAGGCCGTACAGGAGAAGGTTTCCCTGTCAGACCGGTTCGGCCTGTGGATCGGCTTTCACAATTGTTCGCAGAACGACTATCTGGAAATGGTGCAGGGATATGTCGCCGAGTATGGCATCGAGGTTGACGCTGACGCGTTGCGCGCTTCGGCTCTTGAATGGGCGACGACACGCGGATCAAGGTCCGGGCGCGTCGCCTGGCAGTTCATTCAAGATCTGGCCGGTGCAAAAGGTGTGAGGATCAGGTAA
- a CDS encoding valine--tRNA ligase: MLEKTFDAATVEPRLYDAWEEAGAFKAGAGKKDGQDSFSIVIPPPNVTGSLHMGHALNNTLQDVMIRYHRMKGYDVLWQPGMDHAGIATQMVVERQLAANNEQDRRSMGREAFVERVWKWKGESGGTIFNQLRRLGATADWSRERFTMDEGLSKAVQKVFIQLYNEGLIYRGKRLVNWDPKFETAISDLEVENKEVDGHMWHFKYPLAGGETYTYVEKDEDGNVVFTEERNYISIATTRPETMLGDGAVAVHPSDERYAPIVGKLCEIPVGPKEHRRLIPIITDEYPDPTFGSGAVKITGAHDFNDYQVARRNRIPCYRLMDVQASMRVDGAPYAECAAQALAIAKTGTLPGEREVDAINLVPDEYRGLDRFEARKQIVEAINAEGLCVFTKDEEGNAIPLVENKKIMQPFGDRSGVVIEPMLTDQWFADAKTLAEPAIASVREGRTKFVPQNWEKTYFEWMENIEPWCISRQLWWGHRIPAWFGPDDQIFVAHDDEEAAAQAKAHYGKDVELKRDEDVLDTWFSSALWPFSTLGWPDKTPELERYYQTDVLVTGFDIIFFWVARMMMMSMHFMKEEPFHTVYVHALVRDEHGAKMSKSKGNVIDPLNLIDEFGADAVRFTLTAMAAQGRDIKLATSRVAGYRNFGTKLWNATRFTQMNGCERTEGFDPSAVKETVNQWIVTELAKTAAEVSDAIETYRFNDAANALYRFVWNLYCDWYIELSKPILQEEGSNSEAKSETQACAAWVLDQICLLLHPIMPFITEELWAETGKVGPVRNGLLILEDWPSYDIKDTGAADEINWLVDMITAIRSIRAEMNIAPSTKFKLEIVGASEETKARLASHDAVLKRLARVEDIKVSDTVPHGSAQVVVREATVALPLAGVIDLDAEKARLEKELDKISKVAEKFEKKLSNEKFVANAPVEIVEEQKAKLAEQTELKAKVQEALDRILAAL, translated from the coding sequence ATGCTTGAAAAAACTTTTGATGCGGCGACCGTAGAGCCGCGCCTTTATGATGCATGGGAAGAAGCCGGCGCATTCAAAGCCGGCGCTGGAAAAAAGGACGGTCAGGATAGCTTCTCGATCGTGATCCCGCCGCCGAACGTTACCGGGTCGCTGCACATGGGGCACGCCCTCAACAACACCCTTCAGGATGTCATGATCCGCTATCACCGCATGAAGGGCTATGACGTTTTGTGGCAGCCGGGCATGGACCACGCCGGCATTGCAACCCAGATGGTTGTTGAACGCCAGTTGGCCGCCAACAACGAGCAGGACCGCCGTTCCATGGGCCGCGAAGCCTTTGTCGAACGCGTCTGGAAGTGGAAGGGCGAATCCGGCGGCACCATCTTCAACCAGCTGCGTCGCCTCGGCGCAACGGCTGACTGGTCCCGCGAACGCTTCACCATGGACGAAGGCCTTTCCAAGGCCGTTCAGAAGGTTTTCATCCAGCTTTACAATGAAGGCCTCATCTACCGTGGCAAACGCCTCGTCAACTGGGACCCGAAATTTGAAACCGCGATTTCCGACCTCGAAGTCGAGAACAAGGAAGTCGACGGCCACATGTGGCATTTCAAATATCCGCTGGCTGGTGGTGAAACCTACACCTATGTCGAAAAGGACGAGGACGGCAATGTCGTCTTCACCGAGGAGCGCAACTATATCTCGATCGCCACGACCCGCCCGGAGACCATGCTGGGCGACGGCGCGGTTGCCGTTCATCCATCCGATGAGCGCTATGCCCCGATCGTCGGCAAGCTGTGCGAAATCCCGGTAGGGCCGAAAGAACATCGCCGCCTGATCCCGATCATTACCGACGAATATCCTGATCCGACCTTCGGGTCCGGCGCGGTCAAGATCACCGGTGCGCATGATTTCAACGACTATCAGGTTGCCCGCCGCAACAGGATCCCGTGCTACCGCCTCATGGATGTCCAGGCTTCCATGCGCGTTGACGGAGCGCCCTATGCGGAATGCGCAGCTCAGGCGCTGGCAATTGCCAAGACCGGCACCCTGCCGGGGGAACGAGAAGTCGACGCAATCAACTTGGTGCCCGACGAATATCGCGGCCTTGATCGCTTCGAGGCACGCAAGCAGATCGTTGAAGCCATCAACGCCGAAGGCCTTTGCGTCTTTACCAAGGACGAAGAGGGCAATGCCATTCCGCTTGTCGAGAACAAGAAGATCATGCAGCCGTTTGGTGACCGCTCTGGCGTTGTCATCGAGCCGATGCTGACCGATCAGTGGTTTGCCGACGCCAAGACGCTGGCCGAACCTGCCATTGCCTCCGTTCGGGAAGGGCGCACCAAATTCGTTCCGCAGAACTGGGAAAAGACCTATTTCGAGTGGATGGAAAACATCGAGCCATGGTGCATTTCCCGCCAGCTCTGGTGGGGTCATCGCATTCCGGCATGGTTTGGCCCGGATGATCAGATCTTCGTTGCCCATGACGACGAGGAAGCCGCAGCGCAAGCAAAGGCCCACTATGGCAAGGACGTCGAGCTGAAACGCGACGAAGACGTTCTCGACACCTGGTTCTCGTCCGCCCTGTGGCCATTCTCCACTCTTGGCTGGCCGGACAAGACACCGGAACTGGAACGCTATTACCAGACCGACGTTCTGGTCACCGGCTTTGACATCATCTTCTTCTGGGTTGCCCGCATGATGATGATGTCCATGCATTTCATGAAGGAAGAGCCGTTCCACACCGTCTACGTCCACGCTCTGGTTCGCGACGAACATGGCGCCAAGATGTCCAAGTCCAAGGGCAACGTCATCGACCCGCTCAACCTGATCGACGAGTTCGGTGCAGATGCGGTTCGCTTCACCCTGACGGCCATGGCGGCTCAGGGTCGCGACATCAAGCTGGCCACCAGCCGCGTTGCAGGCTATCGCAACTTCGGCACCAAGCTGTGGAACGCAACCCGCTTCACCCAGATGAACGGCTGCGAACGCACCGAGGGCTTCGATCCGTCCGCCGTCAAGGAAACGGTCAACCAGTGGATCGTCACCGAGCTGGCCAAGACCGCGGCTGAAGTCTCTGACGCCATCGAGACCTATCGCTTCAACGATGCAGCCAACGCGCTCTACCGCTTTGTCTGGAACCTTTACTGCGACTGGTATATCGAGCTCAGCAAGCCCATCCTGCAGGAAGAGGGCAGCAACAGCGAAGCAAAGTCCGAAACGCAGGCCTGCGCGGCTTGGGTTCTCGATCAGATCTGCCTGCTGCTGCACCCGATCATGCCGTTCATCACAGAGGAGCTCTGGGCTGAAACCGGCAAGGTTGGTCCGGTGCGCAACGGCCTGCTGATCCTTGAAGACTGGCCGAGCTATGACATCAAGGATACCGGCGCCGCCGACGAGATCAACTGGCTCGTCGACATGATCACGGCAATCCGCTCCATCCGTGCGGAGATGAACATTGCCCCGTCAACCAAGTTCAAGCTTGAGATCGTCGGTGCATCGGAGGAAACCAAGGCTCGCCTTGCGTCCCATGACGCTGTTCTGAAGCGTCTGGCCCGTGTTGAAGACATCAAGGTCTCCGACACCGTCCCGCACGGTTCTGCTCAGGTTGTCGTCCGCGAAGCAACGGTTGCCCTGCCGCTGGCCGGCGTGATCGATTTGGACGCCGAAAAGGCCCGTCTCGAAAAGGAACTCGACAAGATCAGCAAGGTCGCCGAAAAGTTCGAGAAGAAGCTCAGCAACGAGAAATTCGTTGCCAATGCTCCGGTCGAGATCGTCGAGGAACAGAAGGCCAAACTGGCCGAACAGACCGAACTCAAGGCCAAGGTTCAGGAAGCTTTGGACCGCATTCTGGCGGCTCTCTAA
- the trmFO gene encoding methylenetetrahydrofolate--tRNA-(uracil(54)-C(5))-methyltransferase (FADH(2)-oxidizing) TrmFO, producing MTTDSKVVNVIGAGLAGSEAAWQLAEAGISVRLHEMRPIRSTDAHVTDHCAELVCSNSFRSDDFEANAVGLLHQEMRQAGSLIIACADAHAIPAGGALAVAREAFSEAVTEKLSSHPLITIMRGEMDALPGPDAGPCLVATGPLTSEALSQSILAATGEESLSFYDAIAPIIHFDSIDMSKAWFQSRYDKKGPSGTGADYINCAMNEEEYNRFLDAMLAAEKAEFKEWEKAKYFDGCLPIEVMAERGRDTPRYGPMKPVGLTNPHKPDEDPYAVVQLRQDNKLGTLFNIVGFQTKMKYGAQSEVFRMIPGLENAQFARLGGIHRNTFLNSPKLLDSTLRLKSQPNIRFAGQITGCEGYVESASIGLLAGRFIAAEMHGATAVAPPETSAFGALLGHITGGHLIDSNGGVRSFQPMNVNFGLFPPVDFPRKREDGSRMRGVEKQLSKKKALARRALEDVRAWLEATALPQH from the coding sequence GTGACCACGGATAGCAAGGTAGTGAATGTCATTGGTGCAGGGCTCGCCGGTTCGGAGGCCGCCTGGCAGCTGGCAGAAGCCGGTATATCAGTGCGGCTGCATGAGATGCGGCCGATTCGCTCGACAGATGCCCATGTAACGGACCATTGCGCCGAGCTTGTGTGCTCCAACTCCTTTCGGTCAGATGATTTCGAAGCCAACGCGGTTGGGCTGTTGCATCAGGAAATGCGACAGGCGGGATCGCTCATCATCGCCTGCGCCGATGCCCACGCCATTCCGGCGGGCGGCGCCCTTGCCGTTGCGCGGGAGGCCTTTTCCGAAGCGGTAACCGAGAAGCTGTCGTCTCATCCGTTGATCACCATCATGCGCGGTGAAATGGATGCTTTGCCCGGTCCGGACGCTGGTCCGTGTCTCGTCGCCACCGGTCCGCTGACGTCAGAGGCGCTATCGCAATCCATCCTTGCTGCGACTGGAGAGGAATCCCTGTCCTTCTATGATGCCATAGCACCGATCATCCATTTCGATTCTATTGATATGAGCAAGGCCTGGTTCCAGTCGCGCTATGACAAGAAAGGTCCGTCAGGTACTGGCGCCGACTATATCAACTGTGCGATGAATGAAGAAGAATACAACCGGTTTCTCGATGCCATGCTGGCCGCCGAGAAGGCCGAATTCAAGGAATGGGAAAAGGCCAAATATTTCGATGGCTGTCTGCCGATTGAGGTGATGGCCGAACGGGGCCGCGATACACCGCGCTATGGCCCGATGAAGCCGGTCGGCCTGACCAATCCGCACAAGCCGGACGAAGACCCCTATGCGGTTGTCCAGTTGCGGCAGGACAACAAGCTCGGCACCCTGTTCAACATCGTCGGGTTTCAGACCAAGATGAAATATGGTGCTCAGTCCGAGGTTTTCCGGATGATTCCCGGGCTTGAGAACGCACAGTTTGCGCGACTCGGCGGTATTCATCGCAATACCTTCCTCAATTCCCCCAAGCTTCTGGATAGCACGCTGCGGCTCAAGAGCCAGCCGAACATTCGCTTTGCGGGTCAGATCACCGGCTGTGAGGGCTATGTCGAGTCGGCTTCCATCGGGTTGCTGGCCGGGCGCTTCATTGCTGCCGAAATGCACGGAGCAACAGCGGTTGCACCTCCTGAAACGTCAGCTTTCGGCGCTCTTTTGGGACATATCACTGGTGGGCACCTGATCGATTCCAACGGCGGTGTCCGGTCATTCCAACCGATGAATGTCAACTTCGGCCTGTTTCCGCCGGTTGATTTCCCGCGCAAGCGTGAAGACGGGTCGAGAATGCGGGGCGTTGAAAAGCAGCTTTCAAAGAAAAAGGCTTTGGCTCGACGGGCATTGGAAGATGTACGCGCCTGGCTGGAGGCAACCGCTCTTCCTCAACACTAG
- the secF gene encoding protein translocase subunit SecF, which produces MKKLRFIPDDTNIHFMRHRRWSFPLSGSLLIASIVLFLISGLNYGIDFKGGTLIEIQTAEQTADLAFIRGELNNLGFGDVEVQEFGAPNDVLIRIQTQEGEGEDAEVAQQRVVDQVKATLGNTVTYRRVEVVGPRVSGELATTGAISVLSALLAIMVYIWFRFEWQFAVGAVVATAHDVIMTIGVFALLQIDFNLTTIAAILTIVGYSLNDTVVVYDRIREDLRKFKKMPLKEVLDQAINRTLSRTTLTSFTTLLALCSLYFLGGEVIRSFTFAMIWGVFVGTYSSIFIAAPLLIYFNLRSDTVGNPGDEDDLEEAPAS; this is translated from the coding sequence ATGAAAAAACTACGCTTTATCCCGGATGACACAAACATCCACTTCATGCGCCACCGGCGCTGGAGCTTCCCGCTGTCCGGCTCTCTGCTGATCGCATCCATCGTCCTGTTCCTGATTTCGGGTCTAAACTACGGCATCGACTTCAAGGGCGGCACGCTGATCGAAATCCAGACGGCTGAACAGACCGCAGATCTTGCCTTTATCCGCGGCGAACTGAACAATCTTGGCTTCGGTGATGTCGAGGTTCAGGAATTCGGCGCACCCAACGACGTTCTCATTCGCATCCAGACACAGGAAGGTGAGGGGGAAGACGCCGAGGTCGCTCAGCAGCGCGTGGTGGATCAGGTCAAGGCAACCCTTGGCAACACGGTCACCTATCGCCGCGTTGAAGTGGTCGGTCCGCGCGTTTCGGGTGAGCTGGCAACAACCGGTGCCATCTCGGTTCTTTCCGCGTTGCTGGCCATCATGGTCTACATCTGGTTCCGCTTTGAATGGCAGTTTGCCGTCGGTGCCGTGGTGGCGACAGCCCATGACGTCATCATGACCATCGGTGTCTTCGCGTTGTTGCAGATCGACTTCAACCTCACCACTATCGCCGCCATTCTGACGATTGTGGGTTATTCGCTCAACGACACTGTGGTGGTCTATGACCGTATCAGGGAAGACTTGCGCAAATTCAAGAAGATGCCGCTCAAGGAAGTGCTCGATCAGGCTATCAACAGGACCCTCTCGCGTACGACCCTGACGTCTTTTACCACCTTGCTCGCCTTGTGTTCTCTATACTTCCTTGGCGGCGAAGTGATCCGGTCCTTTACCTTCGCCATGATCTGGGGCGTATTCGTCGGCACCTATTCGTCGATTTTCATCGCCGCTCCTCTGCTCATCTATTTCAACCTGCGGTCCGACACTGTCGGGAACCCGGGTGATGAAGATGACCTCGAAGAAGCGCCAGCGTCCTGA
- a CDS encoding DUF2497 domain-containing protein, producing MEEILASIRRIISDEEAAIGEEPSAAAPEPEADPNEALSQEALDALFDEPAPKAEPEPEEEEELDMAAAMAAMEEEEAPEEDVLDLPSEWQETDLVEPREDDLMFANAEESKEEPETPTALEEIVNNKLEQAVPAALKSSFETSPMPEGPLPTLKRGEPLVSDDTSQKVTSAFGDLTHTILNTNSRTIENVVEDMLRPMLKAWLDQNLPVMVERLVRAEIERVSRGEQHYR from the coding sequence ATGGAGGAGATTCTCGCTTCCATCCGGAGGATCATTTCGGATGAGGAAGCTGCAATTGGCGAAGAGCCGTCTGCCGCTGCCCCCGAGCCAGAGGCCGATCCCAACGAAGCACTGAGCCAGGAAGCGCTCGATGCACTGTTTGACGAGCCAGCCCCAAAAGCCGAACCGGAACCCGAGGAAGAGGAAGAACTCGACATGGCTGCAGCAATGGCTGCCATGGAAGAGGAAGAAGCTCCCGAGGAAGACGTACTGGACTTGCCTTCTGAATGGCAGGAAACCGATTTGGTTGAACCGCGCGAAGACGACCTGATGTTCGCCAACGCCGAGGAGTCAAAGGAAGAACCCGAAACTCCGACCGCTCTGGAAGAGATCGTCAACAACAAGCTGGAGCAGGCAGTTCCCGCCGCGCTCAAGTCATCTTTCGAGACGTCGCCGATGCCGGAAGGGCCGCTGCCAACCCTGAAGCGGGGCGAGCCTCTTGTTTCCGACGACACGTCGCAGAAGGTGACAAGCGCCTTTGGCGATTTGACCCATACCATTCTCAACACCAATTCCCGGACCATCGAGAATGTCGTAGAGGATATGTTGCGCCCGATGCTCAAGGCATGGCTCGATCAGAACCTGCCAGTTATGGTCGAACGTCTCGTGCGCGCCGAGATCGAGCGAGTGTCCAGGGGCGAACAGCACTATCGCTGA
- the yajC gene encoding preprotein translocase subunit YajC: MFVTPAFAQGAGGAAGGPEFLISVLPFILIFVIMYFLIIRPQRNQVKKHAELVSNVRRGDTIVSNGGIVGKVTNATDENEVTVEISEGVKIKLMRKSIAEVRSKGEPAGDAK, translated from the coding sequence ATGTTTGTAACGCCAGCTTTCGCACAGGGCGCAGGTGGAGCCGCCGGTGGCCCGGAATTCCTGATCTCCGTTCTTCCTTTCATCCTGATCTTCGTGATCATGTATTTCCTGATCATTCGCCCACAGCGCAATCAGGTGAAGAAACACGCCGAACTGGTTTCCAACGTGCGGCGTGGCGACACCATCGTCTCCAATGGCGGCATCGTCGGCAAAGTCACCAACGCAACGGATGAAAACGAAGTCACCGTCGAAATCTCCGAAGGCGTAAAAATCAAATTGATGCGCAAGTCCATCGCAGAAGTTCGCTCCAAGGGTGAACCTGCCGGTGACGCAAAATAG
- the secD gene encoding protein translocase subunit SecD: protein MLHFARWKVTLVLLVAAVGLLFSIPNLFSDQALQDEYPSWLPNGKLVLGLDLQGGAHILMQVEKEGIIKDRLEILRGDVRSALREDKIGYTGLAARDGAVQVRIRDLAQLESARAKLKELVQPISTSLLSGGGATETSLEVNNDGLVRLVLTEEGINARVSSAVAQSVEVIRRRVDELGTTEPSIQREGDSRILVQVPGLQDPDRLKDILETTANLSFRMVDTSMAAETALQTRPPLDSEVLYEADDPLNPKPQNERTPYLVQKRVLISGDELDDAQPTFDSRTNEPVVSFRFNTSGAKKFARVTEQNVGLPFAIVLDNEVISAPTIREPIRGGSGIISGSFTAQSANDLAVLMRAGALPAKLTIVEERTVGPGLGADSIAAGEIAGIVGAAAVVIFMFLAYGLFGLFANISLVVNVVLLLGVLSFLGATLTLPGIAGIVLTIGMAVDANVLIYERIREENNYGRSTIAAIDTGYSRALATILDANITTFIAAVILFSLGSGPVKGFAVTLAVGIVTTVFSAFTFNRLVVATWIKYRRPSKLPI from the coding sequence ATGCTACATTTTGCCCGATGGAAGGTCACGCTGGTTCTACTAGTGGCTGCCGTAGGCCTTCTTTTCTCAATTCCAAACCTCTTTTCCGATCAGGCTTTGCAAGACGAATACCCAAGCTGGTTGCCGAATGGCAAGCTGGTGCTGGGCCTTGACTTGCAGGGTGGTGCTCACATCCTGATGCAGGTTGAAAAAGAGGGGATCATCAAGGACCGTCTCGAAATTCTCCGTGGCGATGTTCGCTCTGCCCTGCGAGAAGACAAGATCGGCTACACCGGCCTTGCCGCGCGGGATGGTGCTGTTCAGGTCCGCATTCGGGATCTCGCCCAGTTGGAAAGTGCCCGGGCAAAACTGAAAGAACTGGTTCAACCGATCTCGACATCGCTGCTGTCTGGTGGCGGCGCAACCGAAACCTCCCTTGAAGTCAACAACGACGGCCTTGTTCGTCTGGTACTGACGGAAGAGGGGATCAACGCCCGTGTTTCCAGCGCCGTGGCGCAATCCGTGGAAGTCATCCGCCGCCGCGTTGACGAGCTTGGCACCACCGAACCATCAATCCAGCGCGAAGGTGACAGCCGCATTCTCGTTCAGGTCCCTGGTCTGCAGGATCCGGATCGCCTGAAGGATATTCTGGAAACAACGGCCAACCTGTCCTTCCGCATGGTCGACACGTCCATGGCTGCCGAAACGGCGCTCCAGACCAGACCTCCGCTTGATTCCGAAGTGCTCTATGAAGCTGACGATCCTCTCAATCCAAAACCGCAAAATGAGCGCACTCCGTATCTGGTTCAGAAGCGCGTGCTGATTTCCGGTGACGAGTTGGACGACGCCCAGCCCACCTTCGACTCGCGCACCAACGAACCGGTTGTTTCCTTCCGTTTCAACACCTCGGGTGCCAAGAAGTTTGCTCGCGTGACGGAACAGAACGTCGGCTTGCCATTTGCCATCGTGCTCGATAACGAAGTCATCTCGGCACCGACCATTCGAGAACCGATCCGCGGTGGATCGGGCATCATTTCCGGTTCCTTCACCGCGCAGAGCGCCAATGACCTCGCCGTCCTGATGCGCGCCGGTGCGTTGCCGGCAAAACTGACCATTGTCGAAGAACGAACGGTCGGTCCGGGCCTTGGGGCAGACTCGATTGCCGCGGGTGAAATTGCCGGCATCGTCGGCGCTGCTGCCGTTGTCATATTTATGTTCCTCGCCTACGGTCTGTTTGGCCTGTTTGCCAATATCTCGCTGGTGGTGAACGTGGTGCTGTTGCTCGGGGTTCTGTCCTTCCTTGGGGCAACCCTCACGTTGCCCGGTATTGCAGGTATCGTTCTGACCATCGGTATGGCGGTTGACGCCAACGTGCTCATCTACGAACGCATAAGGGAAGAGAACAACTACGGTCGCTCGACAATTGCGGCAATCGACACGGGCTATTCTCGTGCGCTGGCCACCATTCTCGACGCCAACATCACGACCTTCATTGCTGCCGTCATCCTGTTCTCACTTGGCTCCGGTCCTGTGAAAGGCTTCGCGGTTACGCTTGCCGTCGGCATCGTCACCACGGTGTTCTCGGCCTTTACGTTCAACCGTCTGGTCGTGGCGACCTGGATCAAATACCGTCGCCCTTCCAAACTGCCAATTTGA